In Pseudomonas sp. MTM4, one genomic interval encodes:
- a CDS encoding DUF4124 domain-containing protein, giving the protein MLALPVSAGIYTYIDEQGNRVFTDRPGGRAAESVDSRSINSMPAQPTAPPATPDKAPRENKFTYRLLEIVQPEHDTTLRNNAGELSVSVTSDPALQPGHLYRLLLDGSPIAPATIEPTFALGNIDRGSHQLIVEVVDDKGQTLQSSPPRTFHLLRTSLAQRRMVNPCKKADYGVRPECPLKDKPEEKKDIPFVPFL; this is encoded by the coding sequence ATGCTGGCGCTGCCCGTCAGCGCCGGCATCTACACCTACATAGATGAACAGGGCAATCGCGTATTCACCGACCGTCCCGGTGGCCGCGCGGCCGAATCGGTCGATTCCAGATCAATCAACAGCATGCCCGCTCAGCCGACGGCGCCACCAGCCACGCCAGACAAGGCGCCGCGCGAAAACAAATTTACTTACCGGTTGCTCGAAATCGTCCAGCCTGAGCACGACACCACGCTGCGCAACAATGCCGGCGAACTGTCCGTCAGCGTCACTAGCGATCCCGCCTTGCAGCCCGGCCACCTCTACCGCCTGCTGCTCGATGGAAGCCCGATCGCGCCGGCCACCATCGAACCCACCTTCGCACTGGGGAACATCGACCGCGGCAGCCACCAGCTGATCGTGGAGGTTGTCGATGACAAGGGGCAGACACTGCAAAGCAGCCCACCTCGCACCTTTCATCTATTGCGCACCTCTCTTGCGCAGCGGCGTATGGTCAATCCCTGCAAAAAGGCCGATTACGGCGTGCGGCCCGAATGTCCGCTGAAGGACAAACCCGAGGAAAAGAAAGATATTCCCTTCGTGCCCTTTCTGTGA
- the glnA gene encoding glutamate--ammonia ligase, whose translation MSKSLQLIKDYDVKWIDLRFTDTKGKQHHVTIPARDAHDEDFFEHGKMFDGSSIHGWKGIEASDMILMPVDETAVLDPFTEEPTLILVCDIVEPSTMQGYDRDPRSIAKRAEEFLKSTGIGDTVFVGPEPEFFIFDEVKFKSDISGSMFKIYSEQGSWMTDQDVEGGNKGHRPAVKGGYFPVPPCDHDHEIRTAMCNAMEEMGLVIEVHHHEVATAGQNEIGVKFNTLVAKADEVQTLKYCVHNVADAYGKTATFMPKPLYGDNGSGMHVHMSISKDGKNTFSGEGYAGLSETALYFIGGIIKHGKALNGFTNPSTNSYKRLVPGFEAPVMLAYSARNRSASIRIPYVSSPKARRIEARFPDPAANPYLCFAALLMAGLDGIQNKIHPGDAADKNLYDLPPEEGKLIPQVCGSLKEALEELDKGRAFLTKGGVFSDDFIDAYLELKSEEEIKVRTFVHPLEYDLYYSV comes from the coding sequence ATGTCGAAGTCGCTTCAACTGATCAAAGATTACGATGTGAAGTGGATTGATCTGCGCTTCACTGACACCAAGGGCAAGCAGCACCACGTCACCATTCCGGCTCGTGATGCTCACGATGAAGACTTCTTCGAACATGGCAAGATGTTCGACGGCTCCTCCATCCATGGCTGGAAGGGCATTGAAGCTTCCGACATGATCCTGATGCCGGTCGACGAAACCGCCGTGCTGGATCCGTTCACCGAAGAACCGACCCTGATCCTGGTCTGCGACATCGTCGAGCCGAGCACCATGCAGGGCTACGACCGCGACCCGCGCTCCATCGCCAAGCGCGCCGAAGAATTCCTCAAGTCCACCGGTATCGGCGACACCGTATTCGTCGGCCCGGAGCCGGAGTTCTTCATTTTCGACGAAGTGAAGTTCAAGTCGGATATCTCCGGCTCGATGTTCAAGATCTACTCCGAGCAGGGTTCCTGGATGACCGACCAGGACGTCGAAGGCGGCAATAAGGGCCATCGCCCTGCCGTCAAAGGCGGATATTTCCCTGTTCCGCCGTGCGACCACGACCATGAAATCCGTACTGCCATGTGCAACGCCATGGAAGAAATGGGCCTGGTCATCGAAGTTCACCACCACGAAGTGGCGACTGCCGGCCAGAACGAAATCGGTGTGAAGTTCAACACCCTGGTTGCCAAGGCTGACGAAGTTCAGACTCTGAAGTACTGCGTACACAACGTCGCCGATGCCTACGGCAAGACCGCGACCTTCATGCCGAAGCCGCTGTACGGCGACAACGGCTCGGGTATGCACGTGCACATGTCCATCTCCAAAGATGGCAAGAACACCTTCTCCGGCGAAGGCTATGCCGGCCTGTCCGAAACCGCCCTGTACTTCATCGGCGGCATCATCAAGCACGGTAAGGCCCTGAACGGCTTCACCAACCCGTCGACCAACTCCTACAAGCGTCTGGTCCCTGGCTTCGAAGCACCTGTCATGCTGGCCTACTCGGCTCGCAACCGCTCCGCTTCGATCCGTATCCCGTACGTTTCCAGCCCGAAAGCCCGCCGTATCGAAGCGCGCTTCCCGGATCCGGCTGCCAACCCTTACCTGTGCTTCGCCGCACTGCTGATGGCTGGCCTGGACGGCATCCAGAACAAGATTCACCCTGGCGATGCCGCTGACAAGAACCTCTACGATCTGCCGCCGGAAGAAGGCAAGCTGATCCCGCAGGTTTGCGGCAGCCTGAAGGAAGCCCTGGAAGAACTCGACAAGGGCCGCGCGTTCCTGACCAAGGGCGGCGTGTTCAGCGACGACTTCATCGATGCCTACCTCGAGCTCAAGAGCGAGGAAGAAATCAAGGTCCGCACCTTCGTGCATCCGCTGGAATACGACCTGTACTACAGCGTCTGA
- the thiI gene encoding tRNA uracil 4-sulfurtransferase ThiI, whose amino-acid sequence MKLIVKVFPEITIKSPPVRKGFIRQLAKNIRTVLRDLDPELRVEGVWDNVEVETVRSEPKLLREMIERLRCTPGIAHCLEVHEYPLGDLDDIVEKCKAHFADRLAGKIFAVRCKRAGKHPFSSMDVERHVGSELRQQCGAAGISLKAPEIEVRMEIRDQRLFVIHAQHDGIGGYPLGALEQTLVLMSGGFDSTVAAYQMMRRGLMTHFCFFNLGGRAHELGVMEVAHYLWKKYGSSHRVLFISVPFEEVVGEILKKVDNSQMGVVLKRMMLRASTQIAERLHIDALVTGEAISQVSSQTLPNLSVIDSATDMLVLRPLIAAHKQDIIDTAFEIGTAEFAKNMPEYCGVISKNPTTRAKRYRVEHEEKQFDMQVLERALENARQVAIDRVIDELGQDIQVEEVIEATASQVILDIRHPDAAEDEPLQLQGIEVQTLPFYALNNRFKELDVNRQYLLYCDKGVMSRLHAHHLLSEGHVNVRVYRPS is encoded by the coding sequence ATGAAGCTGATCGTCAAGGTTTTCCCCGAAATCACCATCAAGAGCCCACCGGTGCGCAAGGGCTTCATTCGTCAACTGGCGAAGAACATCCGCACCGTGCTGCGCGACCTCGATCCCGAACTGCGGGTGGAAGGCGTGTGGGACAACGTCGAGGTGGAAACCGTGCGTAGCGAGCCAAAGCTGCTGCGCGAGATGATCGAGCGCCTGCGCTGCACGCCGGGCATCGCTCACTGCCTGGAAGTCCATGAGTACCCGCTGGGCGATCTGGACGATATCGTCGAGAAGTGCAAGGCGCACTTCGCCGATCGGCTAGCCGGCAAGATATTCGCCGTTCGCTGCAAGCGCGCCGGCAAGCATCCCTTTAGCTCGATGGACGTCGAGCGCCACGTCGGCAGCGAGCTACGACAGCAGTGCGGTGCCGCCGGTATTTCGCTGAAAGCGCCGGAAATCGAAGTGCGGATGGAAATTCGCGACCAGCGTCTGTTCGTCATCCATGCTCAGCATGACGGCATCGGCGGCTATCCGCTGGGTGCGCTGGAGCAGACCCTGGTGCTGATGTCCGGTGGTTTCGACTCCACCGTTGCGGCTTATCAAATGATGCGCCGCGGGCTGATGACCCATTTCTGCTTCTTCAACCTCGGCGGTCGCGCCCATGAACTGGGGGTGATGGAAGTCGCCCACTATCTATGGAAGAAATACGGCAGCTCGCACCGCGTGTTGTTTATCAGCGTGCCGTTCGAAGAGGTGGTCGGCGAGATTCTGAAGAAAGTCGACAACAGCCAGATGGGCGTGGTCTTGAAGCGCATGATGCTGCGTGCTTCCACGCAGATCGCCGAGCGCCTGCACATCGATGCGCTGGTCACCGGCGAGGCGATTTCCCAGGTTTCCAGCCAGACGCTGCCCAATCTCTCGGTGATCGACTCGGCCACCGACATGCTGGTGCTGCGCCCGCTGATCGCCGCGCACAAGCAGGACATCATCGATACCGCGTTCGAGATCGGCACCGCCGAGTTCGCCAAGAACATGCCCGAGTATTGCGGCGTGATCTCCAAGAACCCGACTACCCGCGCCAAGCGCTACCGCGTCGAGCACGAAGAAAAGCAATTCGATATGCAGGTGCTCGAGCGCGCTCTGGAGAACGCCCGCCAAGTCGCCATCGATCGCGTGATCGACGAGCTGGGGCAGGATATTCAGGTAGAGGAAGTAATCGAGGCGACGGCCAGCCAAGTCATTCTCGACATCCGTCACCCCGATGCCGCCGAGGACGAACCTCTGCAACTGCAGGGCATCGAAGTGCAAACACTGCCGTTCTATGCGCTTAACAACCGATTCAAGGAACTGGATGTGAACCGCCAGTACCTGCTGTATTGCGATAAAGGTGTCATGAGTCGCCTGCATGCTCATCATCTGCTGAGCGAGGGACATGTCAATGTGCGCGTTTATCGTCCGAGCTAA
- the typA gene encoding translational GTPase TypA: MIENLRNIAIIAHVDHGKTTLVDALLRQSGTLERNELNDERVMDSNDQEKERGITILAKNTAIKWSGYNINIVDTPGHADFGGEVERVMSMVDSVLLVVDAQDGPMPQTRFVTKKAFEAGLRPIVVINKIDRPGARPDWVMDQIFDLFDNLGATDEQLDFQVVYASALNGIAGLDHSDMAEDLTPLYQAIVDHVPAPNVDIDGPFQMQISALDYNSFLGIIGVGRIARGRVKPNTPVTAIDTQGKKRNGRILKLMGHHGLHRVDVDEATAGDIVCVSGMDELFISDTLCDQNNVEAMKPLTVDEPTVSMTFQVNDSPFCGKEGKFVTSRNIKERLDKELLYNVALRVEEGDSADKFKVSGRGELHLSVLIETMRREGFEMAVGRPEVIIREVNGAKHEPFENVTIDIPEEAQGKVMEEMGLRKGDLSNMVPDGKGRVRLEYNIPARGLIGFRNQFLTLTNGAGILTSIFDRYDVMKSGHMSGRQNGVLVSIDTGKALTYSLETLQARGKLFVEHGQEIYNGQIVGLNSRDNDLGVNPTKGKKLDNMRASGKDETIALVPPVRFTLEQALEFIQDDELCEVTPKSIRLRKKILDEGERSRAAKKANKA; encoded by the coding sequence GTGATCGAGAATCTACGTAACATCGCCATCATCGCTCACGTTGACCATGGCAAAACCACCCTGGTCGATGCCCTGCTGCGTCAATCCGGCACCCTGGAGCGCAACGAGCTCAACGACGAGCGCGTGATGGACAGCAATGACCAGGAAAAGGAACGCGGCATCACCATCCTGGCAAAAAACACTGCCATCAAGTGGAGCGGCTACAACATCAACATCGTCGACACCCCCGGCCACGCCGACTTCGGCGGTGAGGTCGAGCGCGTCATGTCGATGGTCGACTCGGTGCTGCTGGTGGTGGACGCCCAGGACGGCCCGATGCCGCAGACTCGTTTCGTGACGAAGAAAGCATTCGAAGCCGGCCTGCGTCCGATCGTGGTGATCAACAAGATCGACCGTCCGGGCGCGCGTCCGGACTGGGTCATGGACCAGATTTTCGACCTGTTCGACAACCTGGGCGCCACCGACGAGCAACTGGACTTCCAGGTGGTGTATGCCAGCGCCCTGAACGGCATTGCCGGTCTGGATCACAGCGACATGGCCGAAGACCTGACCCCGCTGTACCAGGCCATTGTCGACCACGTCCCGGCCCCGAACGTCGATATCGACGGCCCGTTCCAGATGCAGATCTCGGCGCTGGACTACAACAGCTTCCTCGGCATCATCGGTGTGGGCCGCATCGCCCGCGGTCGCGTCAAGCCGAACACCCCGGTCACTGCCATCGACACGCAGGGCAAGAAGCGTAACGGCCGTATTCTCAAGCTGATGGGTCACCATGGTCTGCACCGCGTCGACGTCGACGAAGCCACCGCAGGCGACATCGTCTGCGTCAGCGGTATGGATGAGCTGTTCATCTCCGACACCCTGTGCGACCAGAACAACGTCGAAGCGATGAAGCCGCTGACCGTTGACGAGCCGACCGTTTCCATGACCTTCCAGGTCAACGATTCGCCGTTCTGCGGCAAGGAAGGCAAGTTCGTCACCAGCCGTAACATCAAGGAGCGCCTGGACAAGGAGCTGCTGTACAACGTGGCCCTGCGCGTCGAAGAAGGCGATTCGGCCGATAAGTTCAAAGTCTCCGGTCGCGGCGAGTTGCACCTGTCGGTACTGATCGAAACCATGCGTCGTGAGGGCTTCGAGATGGCCGTGGGCCGTCCAGAAGTGATCATTCGCGAAGTTAACGGCGCCAAGCACGAGCCGTTCGAGAATGTCACCATCGATATCCCTGAAGAAGCTCAGGGAAAGGTCATGGAAGAGATGGGCCTGCGTAAGGGCGACCTGAGCAACATGGTCCCGGATGGCAAGGGCCGTGTACGCCTGGAGTACAACATTCCAGCGCGTGGTCTGATCGGTTTCCGTAACCAGTTCCTGACCCTGACCAACGGTGCAGGCATCCTGACCTCGATCTTTGACCGTTACGACGTGATGAAGTCCGGCCACATGTCCGGTCGTCAGAACGGCGTACTGGTTTCGATCGATACCGGTAAGGCGCTGACCTACTCGCTGGAAACCCTGCAGGCGCGCGGCAAGCTGTTCGTCGAGCACGGCCAGGAAATCTACAACGGTCAGATCGTCGGCCTGAACAGCCGTGACAACGATCTCGGCGTTAACCCCACCAAGGGTAAGAAGCTCGACAACATGCGCGCTTCGGGCAAGGACGAAACCATCGCCCTGGTCCCGCCGGTCCGCTTCACCCTTGAGCAGGCGCTGGAGTTCATCCAGGACGACGAGCTCTGCGAAGTGACGCCGAAGTCGATCCGTCTGCGCAAGAAGATTCTCGACGAAGGCGAGCGTAGCCGCGCTGCGAAGAAAGCCAACAAGGCTTGA
- a CDS encoding MFS transporter, with protein MDLRLFLLSLTAFAAGVAESVLIGILPPLASDLRVSVSLAGQLTTLFSIAFAVAVPLVTWLTRRWERRRLLVVALLIFALFNAFAAISPNYSSLLLARIGMAACCGLLIVMSTLLASELAPPGQQGRAIGIIFLGISASLVFGVPLGVQITSWFGWRWVFFGIAIYSLPLSLLLWRYLPDSRSSALPGRAGYLRQLSHRPLWLAQAVSILLLGGHFTLFTYFTPYLAATLGITDAAAVSGLLLLIGLAALGGGYLGGWLSDRLGPRLALVLIPAAFSLALAAIPLSLNSALFIPSVMLWSTISWMISPAVQSFLLHSDPASGSAGVAVNTSAMHLGVGLGAAIGGLVIALAGVGWTPWVGLGLTALALLCAVGASTHRSNAELDSSDALMAASHSHTGSH; from the coding sequence ATGGACCTTCGTTTGTTTCTACTATCGCTCACCGCCTTCGCTGCTGGCGTGGCGGAGAGTGTTCTTATCGGCATCTTGCCGCCATTGGCCAGCGACCTCCGGGTTTCGGTCAGCCTGGCCGGCCAGTTGACGACCCTCTTCTCCATCGCTTTTGCCGTAGCCGTCCCGCTGGTCACCTGGCTGACCAGACGCTGGGAACGTCGCCGCCTGCTGGTAGTGGCGCTGCTGATCTTCGCGCTATTCAATGCGTTCGCCGCAATCAGCCCGAACTACTCCAGCTTGCTCCTGGCTCGCATCGGCATGGCCGCCTGCTGCGGGCTGCTGATCGTCATGTCGACGCTGCTGGCATCGGAACTGGCGCCACCGGGGCAACAGGGCCGGGCCATCGGCATCATCTTCCTGGGCATCAGCGCCTCGCTGGTTTTCGGCGTGCCGTTGGGCGTACAGATTACGAGCTGGTTCGGCTGGCGCTGGGTCTTTTTTGGTATCGCGATTTACTCATTACCCCTGAGCCTGCTCCTGTGGCGATATTTGCCCGACAGCCGCTCCAGCGCCCTGCCAGGTCGCGCCGGCTACCTGAGACAGCTGAGCCACCGGCCGCTCTGGCTGGCGCAGGCCGTCTCGATACTGCTGCTCGGCGGGCACTTCACCTTATTCACCTATTTCACACCGTACCTGGCGGCCACCCTTGGGATCACCGATGCCGCCGCGGTGAGCGGACTGCTGTTGCTGATCGGCCTGGCCGCGCTGGGGGGCGGCTATCTGGGCGGCTGGCTGTCTGATCGCCTAGGTCCGCGCCTGGCGCTCGTGCTTATTCCGGCGGCCTTCAGCCTGGCGTTGGCGGCCATTCCGCTGAGCTTGAACAGCGCCCTCTTCATCCCGAGCGTGATGCTCTGGAGCACCATCAGCTGGATGATTTCTCCGGCCGTGCAGAGCTTTCTGCTCCACAGCGACCCCGCCAGCGGCAGCGCCGGGGTCGCTGTGAACACCTCGGCGATGCATCTGGGCGTGGGGCTGGGCGCGGCTATCGGAGGGCTGGTCATTGCGCTTGCAGGCGTTGGCTGGACCCCCTGGGTCGGTCTCGGCCTCACCGCACTGGCATTGCTCTGCGCAGTTGGCGCGTCTACTCACAGGAGCAATGCTGAATTGGACTCTTCCGATGCGCTCATGGCGGCTTCACATTCGCATACAGGCTCGCATTGA
- a CDS encoding DUF2147 domain-containing protein, giving the protein MRSLFTALLLALPLTITSMAFAAESPAGRWQTIDDETGKPRSIVDIQEAADGTLSGKVAEILQSDQGPNPLCSACEGERKDQPITGMTILWGLKPDGERVWSDGNILDPAKGKTYRAKVTVLEGGKKLEMRGYVGIEALGRTQTWIRQ; this is encoded by the coding sequence ATGCGCTCGCTGTTCACCGCACTATTGCTGGCATTGCCGCTGACCATCACATCAATGGCCTTCGCCGCCGAATCGCCAGCCGGCCGCTGGCAAACCATTGATGACGAAACCGGCAAGCCCAGGTCCATCGTCGATATCCAGGAAGCCGCTGACGGCACGTTGAGCGGCAAGGTGGCGGAAATTCTGCAGTCGGACCAAGGCCCCAACCCGCTGTGCAGCGCGTGCGAGGGCGAGCGCAAAGACCAGCCGATCACCGGCATGACCATTCTCTGGGGACTCAAGCCCGACGGCGAACGCGTCTGGAGCGACGGCAACATTCTCGATCCCGCCAAGGGTAAGACCTACCGCGCCAAGGTCACCGTGCTCGAAGGCGGCAAAAAGTTGGAAATGCGCGGCTACGTGGGCATCGAAGCGCTAGGCCGCACCCAGACCTGGATTCGCCAGTAA
- a CDS encoding NAD(P)/FAD-dependent oxidoreductase, whose translation MIRINELQLPLDHPADALRQAVVARLKITDTELLGFNVFKRSYDARKKNSEITFVYIIDADVASEDQVLQRLANDRNIRPAPDTGYYPVGQAPEGLNERPLVIGFGPCGLFAALSLAQMGFRPIVLERGRDVRSRTKDTWALWRKKVLSPESNVQFGEGGAGLFSDGKLYSQIKDPKFYGRKVMYEFVRAGAPEEIMFVSKPHIGTFRLTGVVSTMREEIKALGGEVRFDSRVVDFIIEDGRIQGARMADGEEIRSRYVVLALGHSSRDTFRVLHQHGVYMEAKPFAVGFRIEHPQSLIDSARLGKYAGHPELGAADYKLVYHAKNGRAVYSFCMCPGGTVVAATSEPNRVVTNGMSQYSRNERNANAGIVVGINPDEDFPGGPLAGVELQERLESRAFELGGSDYCAPGQLVGDFIRGKASSEFGEVEPSYKPGVRLGDLAPSLPDYVIEAIREALPAFGKQIRGFDRADAILTGIETRTSSPVRIKRDNESLQSINTRGLYPAGEGAGYAGGILSAGVDGIKVAEAVATAMLADLAGKH comes from the coding sequence ATGATTCGCATCAACGAACTGCAACTGCCGCTCGATCACCCCGCCGACGCCCTGCGCCAGGCCGTCGTGGCGCGCCTGAAGATCACCGATACCGAGCTGCTCGGCTTCAACGTCTTCAAGCGCAGCTATGACGCGCGCAAGAAGAACAGCGAGATCACCTTCGTCTACATCATCGATGCCGACGTGGCGAGCGAAGACCAGGTGCTGCAGCGCCTGGCCAACGACCGCAACATCCGCCCAGCCCCGGACACCGGCTATTACCCGGTCGGCCAGGCACCCGAGGGACTGAACGAGCGCCCGCTGGTGATCGGTTTCGGCCCGTGCGGCCTGTTCGCCGCGCTGAGCCTGGCGCAGATGGGCTTCCGGCCGATCGTGCTGGAGCGCGGGCGCGACGTGCGCAGCCGCACCAAGGACACCTGGGCGCTGTGGCGCAAAAAGGTGCTGAGCCCGGAATCCAACGTGCAATTCGGCGAGGGCGGCGCCGGGCTGTTCTCCGACGGCAAGCTCTACAGCCAGATCAAGGACCCGAAGTTCTACGGTCGCAAGGTGATGTACGAGTTCGTCCGCGCCGGCGCGCCGGAAGAAATCATGTTCGTCAGCAAGCCGCATATCGGCACCTTCCGCCTGACCGGCGTGGTCTCGACCATGCGTGAAGAGATCAAGGCGCTGGGCGGCGAAGTGCGCTTCGACAGCCGCGTGGTCGACTTCATCATCGAAGACGGCCGCATCCAGGGTGCGCGCATGGCTGACGGCGAGGAAATTCGCAGCCGCTATGTGGTGCTCGCTCTGGGTCATAGCTCGCGCGACACCTTCCGCGTACTGCACCAGCACGGCGTGTATATGGAAGCCAAACCCTTCGCCGTAGGCTTTCGCATCGAGCATCCGCAATCACTGATCGACAGCGCGCGCCTGGGCAAATATGCCGGGCATCCGGAGCTGGGCGCCGCCGACTACAAACTGGTCTATCACGCCAAGAATGGCCGGGCGGTCTACAGCTTCTGCATGTGCCCGGGCGGCACCGTGGTAGCGGCCACATCCGAGCCCAACCGCGTGGTCACCAACGGCATGAGCCAGTACTCGCGCAACGAGCGCAACGCCAACGCCGGTATCGTCGTCGGCATCAATCCGGATGAGGATTTCCCCGGCGGCCCGCTGGCCGGCGTCGAGCTACAGGAAAGGCTGGAATCGCGCGCCTTCGAGCTGGGCGGCAGCGATTACTGCGCGCCGGGGCAGTTGGTGGGTGATTTCATTCGCGGCAAGGCTTCGAGCGAATTCGGCGAGGTCGAGCCGTCCTACAAGCCCGGCGTGCGCCTGGGCGACCTGGCACCGTCGCTACCCGATTACGTGATCGAGGCGATCCGCGAAGCCCTGCCGGCGTTCGGCAAGCAGATCCGCGGCTTCGACCGCGCCGACGCGATACTCACCGGCATCGAGACCCGCACCTCATCACCGGTGCGGATCAAGCGCGACAACGAATCCCTGCAGAGCATCAACACCCGCGGGCTGTACCCAGCCGGTGAAGGCGCCGGTTACGCTGGCGGCATCCTTTCCGCTGGAGTCGACGGCATCAAGGTTGCAGAGGCGGTGGCGACGGCGATGTTGGCAGACCTGGCCGGGAAGCATTGA
- a CDS encoding sorbosone dehydrogenase family protein, which produces MKLAFVSLSALLFIGAGSAMAAPTSDEALERMRSMKTTGQSLDMKTVPQDGEIADAIRDNLKRIKLPDGFKIDLYAVVPDARHMAVGPSSGVVFVGTRKTDLWAVTDRTKNRTADEVKRFAPAISFTQPGPCFSPDGFLFVAEHNRVLVFPAAEFFYEGPDVAADIVVPTGELIPTDEESYNHGARVCAVGPDNKLTVSLGQPHNVPSKDKLELYNQHGIGGIVRMERDGSKREVYATGVRNSVGITYNPTTKELWFTDNQVDGMGDDTPPGEINHAPKAGMQFGMPWYGGGQVRTNEYAEETPPEGLTFPVVETVAHAADMGLTFYTGKMFPEKYRGGLFSAQRGSWNRTVPAGARVMFTPFAADGSAPSGDTVPFAEGWLNEETGEYFGRIVDVAQLKDGSLLVSDDTAGAIYRISYDGGEN; this is translated from the coding sequence ATGAAACTCGCTTTCGTTTCCCTCAGTGCCTTGCTGTTCATCGGGGCGGGGTCCGCCATGGCCGCGCCGACCAGTGACGAAGCGCTGGAACGCATGCGTTCGATGAAGACCACCGGCCAGTCCCTGGATATGAAAACCGTGCCGCAGGACGGCGAGATCGCCGATGCGATTAGGGACAACCTCAAACGCATCAAACTGCCGGACGGCTTCAAGATCGACCTCTACGCGGTGGTACCGGATGCGCGGCACATGGCGGTTGGGCCGTCCAGCGGCGTAGTGTTCGTCGGCACCCGTAAGACCGATCTGTGGGCGGTTACCGACCGGACCAAGAATCGCACCGCTGATGAAGTCAAACGCTTCGCGCCGGCTATCTCCTTTACCCAGCCGGGCCCGTGTTTCAGCCCCGATGGCTTCCTGTTCGTCGCCGAGCACAACCGCGTGCTGGTGTTCCCTGCCGCCGAGTTTTTCTACGAAGGTCCGGACGTGGCGGCGGACATCGTCGTGCCGACGGGCGAGCTGATTCCGACCGATGAGGAGAGTTACAACCACGGCGCTAGAGTCTGTGCCGTGGGGCCTGACAACAAGCTGACCGTTTCGCTCGGGCAGCCACACAACGTGCCGTCCAAGGACAAGCTTGAGCTGTACAACCAGCACGGCATCGGCGGCATCGTGCGCATGGAGCGCGATGGCAGCAAACGCGAGGTTTATGCAACCGGCGTACGCAACTCGGTGGGCATCACCTATAACCCGACCACCAAGGAGCTGTGGTTTACCGACAACCAGGTAGACGGCATGGGCGATGACACCCCGCCTGGCGAGATCAACCACGCGCCGAAGGCCGGCATGCAGTTCGGCATGCCCTGGTATGGCGGCGGTCAGGTGCGCACCAATGAATACGCTGAGGAGACGCCGCCGGAGGGCCTGACCTTTCCCGTCGTGGAAACCGTGGCCCACGCAGCTGATATGGGGCTGACGTTCTACACCGGCAAAATGTTTCCCGAGAAGTATCGCGGGGGGCTGTTCAGTGCGCAGCGCGGCAGCTGGAACCGCACCGTGCCGGCTGGCGCGCGGGTGATGTTCACACCGTTCGCCGCCGACGGCAGTGCGCCGTCCGGCGATACGGTGCCTTTCGCCGAAGGCTGGCTGAATGAGGAAACCGGCGAGTACTTCGGCCGTATCGTCGACGTGGCCCAGCTAAAGGACGGCTCCCTGCTGGTCAGCGATGACACCGCAGGCGCCATCTACCGTATCTCATACGACGGCGGCGAGAACTGA
- a CDS encoding cytochrome c translates to MASGNRNGWLILRLVLLAALCATTMTAQAAGDIASGKTKAKMCAACHGLDGLSKAADAPNLAGNGELYLAGQLKAFRSGARKHPQMSVIAASLSEEDIADLTAWYSAIKVSVELPQ, encoded by the coding sequence ATGGCATCAGGTAATCGCAACGGTTGGCTGATTCTCCGGTTGGTCCTGCTCGCGGCGCTGTGCGCGACGACAATGACGGCGCAAGCAGCAGGCGACATTGCATCAGGCAAAACCAAGGCGAAGATGTGTGCGGCCTGCCATGGCCTCGATGGGCTGAGCAAAGCGGCGGACGCACCTAATCTGGCCGGCAACGGCGAGCTGTATCTAGCTGGTCAGCTGAAAGCGTTTCGGAGCGGCGCGCGCAAACATCCACAGATGAGCGTTATCGCCGCGAGTTTGAGCGAGGAAGATATTGCCGACCTGACGGCCTGGTATTCGGCGATCAAGGTCAGCGTGGAGTTGCCGCAGTAG
- a CDS encoding DUF1456 family protein: MVNNDVLRSLRYILNVDDAKIAEITRLTGCELPDAEAVAYLKKEDEAGYKPCGDRIMAYFLDGLVIYKRGKDESRPTPPIEVPVTNNMVLKKLRVAFELKEDDIHAILKAADFPVSKPELSALFRKAGHSNYRVCGDQLLRNFLKGLALRGK, from the coding sequence ATGGTCAACAACGATGTGCTGCGCAGCCTGCGCTACATCCTCAACGTCGATGACGCGAAGATCGCCGAGATCACCCGGCTCACGGGGTGCGAACTCCCCGATGCCGAGGCGGTGGCTTATCTGAAGAAGGAAGACGAGGCAGGCTACAAACCCTGCGGCGACCGGATCATGGCGTATTTTCTCGACGGCCTGGTGATCTACAAACGCGGCAAGGACGAGAGCCGCCCAACCCCGCCGATCGAAGTGCCAGTGACCAACAACATGGTGCTGAAGAAGCTGCGTGTGGCCTTCGAGCTGAAGGAGGACGACATACACGCAATCCTCAAGGCAGCTGATTTCCCGGTATCCAAACCGGAACTCAGCGCGCTGTTCCGCAAGGCCGGGCACAGCAACTACCGGGTCTGTGGCGACCAGCTGCTGCGTAACTTCCTCAAAGGCTTGGCGTTGCGCGGTAAGTGA